A region of bacterium DNA encodes the following proteins:
- a CDS encoding DUF4185 domain-containing protein yields the protein MKKLLACVIATVGLSTGTLAPGVRGASSPPTNAPTLRFVSGSTVKLEQLIGDTDKERHQPTLSRTFKQYKIQGTDLGYSFEHEGRAYFLFGDTIGLPGPVRHPIGTTDARDPGQGVRLDFLTDRGRALTIQPPGISMRPFEVPVAGITLNGQMYVAVSTNHSEDRSTDRSVLTKFIPPATFQPLRTVSELPAGRFVKMSWHTEPAPMAGLPSGGPFVIVWGTGRYRESDAYLSIVPAATFENGQGTRYFAGLDATGAPRWSGQESDAAPIVKNGTLGDLSVTWCKDLSVWLMTYDSRTPRGILFSYARTPWGPWSDPQILFDAVRDGAQGKFIHDPEIKPDDGLAGPVIGKGRSNPGAVRGGAYAPYVVERWTMLRGSELSLYYVLSTWNPYVVVLMESRLETK from the coding sequence ATGAAGAAACTGCTGGCATGCGTGATTGCGACCGTAGGGCTGAGCACGGGCACGCTGGCGCCTGGAGTGCGTGGGGCCTCGTCGCCCCCGACGAATGCGCCGACCCTCCGCTTCGTGTCCGGGTCCACCGTCAAACTCGAACAGCTCATCGGTGATACAGATAAGGAGCGGCATCAACCGACGCTGAGCCGGACCTTCAAACAGTATAAGATCCAGGGTACCGACCTCGGCTATTCCTTCGAGCATGAGGGACGGGCGTATTTCCTGTTCGGCGATACCATCGGCCTGCCGGGCCCCGTGCGGCACCCGATCGGGACGACGGACGCTCGCGATCCGGGGCAAGGCGTGCGGCTGGACTTCCTGACCGACCGGGGCCGTGCTCTGACGATCCAGCCGCCGGGCATTAGCATGCGGCCCTTCGAGGTGCCGGTCGCGGGGATCACCCTCAACGGGCAGATGTACGTCGCCGTGAGTACGAACCACTCCGAGGATCGTTCGACCGATCGGAGCGTGCTGACGAAGTTCATCCCCCCTGCGACGTTCCAGCCGCTCCGCACCGTTTCTGAGCTTCCGGCGGGGCGGTTCGTGAAGATGTCATGGCACACCGAGCCAGCACCGATGGCGGGCCTGCCGTCGGGCGGACCGTTCGTCATCGTCTGGGGGACCGGCCGGTACCGGGAGAGCGACGCCTACCTGTCAATCGTCCCCGCCGCAACGTTCGAGAACGGACAGGGAACCCGCTATTTTGCTGGGTTGGATGCGACGGGCGCGCCGAGGTGGAGCGGCCAGGAGTCAGATGCTGCGCCGATCGTGAAAAATGGCACGCTCGGCGACCTGTCGGTCACGTGGTGTAAAGACCTCAGCGTGTGGCTGATGACCTATGATAGCCGCACACCGCGGGGCATCCTGTTCTCCTACGCCCGCACCCCGTGGGGACCGTGGAGCGACCCCCAAATTCTGTTCGATGCTGTTCGTGACGGCGCCCAGGGAAAGTTCATCCATGATCCGGAGATAAAGCCGGACGACGGCCTGGCGGGGCCGGTCATCGGTAAAGGTCGGAGTAACCCCGGAGCCGTCCGCGGTGGCGCCTATGCACCTTACGTCGTGGAGCGCTGGACCATGCTCCGCGGATCCGAACTCAGCCTCTACTACGTGCTGTCGACGTGGAATCCATACGTGGTCGTCCTGATGGAATCACGCCTGGAGACGAAATAG
- a CDS encoding GDSL-type esterase/lipase family protein — protein sequence MKKALVCAIAIVAVFAGALANGAGTPASLAAPSNRVFKIMPLGDSITFGWPDRDYGGYRHSLGTLLAQDGYTVHFVGSQQSGTGVIPDPANEGHPGWTIPQLKNGIDTRHWLETYQPEIILLHIGTNDLHKGGAASAPANLSALLDDILGRLPHAYVIVAQIIPFRRGPDKAYQTYVAAIPGLAASKGPRVSTVDMQTILSKTDYADVLHPNAGGYDKMARAWEGAIRAVVSGMKGQAPTIPASPQGAPVALAAATTQGAAAALVPSADGQTVYDTTLHVTWLANGNLAAAEKFGVGGVNSNGSMTYAAAVRWVQALDAYHTGEGYLGHNNWQLPTTPEKDRTCAHTGRHGESFGFGCSGSTLGSLYYTALGLQEPNTAVPISDTAVGPFHNFQPYLYWSAAAAADAKQGFISFSFNTGFQGANVPPNYLYVLPMIPHKLAGTPPATGRGLQVNPGGKTVYDPVAKVTWLADANLAATQALGIKEINPDGAMTHPTAVRWIHALNTAEHGRGYLGQTDWKLPESKPSDQPSCTDGRTGFGCTGSDMGELFYNQLGLHPGQSVVAPPDVRVGPFHNIQPYLYWACSGKTAQAHCEDRGPAPNFEWNFSFGNGFQGTNLVGNALYVIVYYPGAPTALLPAVAPHR from the coding sequence ATGAAAAAGGCGCTGGTGTGTGCGATAGCGATCGTAGCGGTGTTCGCGGGCGCCCTGGCGAATGGGGCGGGCACCCCCGCTTCGTTGGCGGCCCCGTCCAATCGCGTCTTCAAGATTATGCCGCTCGGTGATTCCATTACCTTCGGTTGGCCCGATCGCGACTACGGCGGTTACCGACACTCGCTTGGGACGTTGCTCGCCCAGGACGGCTATACTGTGCACTTCGTAGGCTCCCAGCAGAGCGGCACCGGCGTCATCCCCGACCCGGCGAATGAGGGGCACCCCGGGTGGACAATCCCGCAGCTCAAGAACGGCATCGATACAAGGCACTGGCTCGAGACGTATCAGCCCGAGATCATTCTTCTCCACATCGGCACCAATGATCTCCACAAGGGCGGTGCGGCTTCGGCACCGGCCAATCTCTCGGCGCTGCTCGATGATATCCTGGGGCGTTTGCCACACGCGTACGTCATCGTGGCGCAAATCATTCCGTTCCGGAGGGGCCCCGACAAGGCCTATCAAACCTACGTGGCCGCGATACCCGGCCTCGCCGCATCCAAAGGCCCGCGGGTCTCAACGGTCGACATGCAGACCATCCTCTCCAAAACCGACTATGCCGATGTCCTTCACCCGAACGCCGGCGGCTACGATAAGATGGCGCGAGCCTGGGAAGGTGCCATACGGGCGGTCGTCAGCGGCATGAAGGGGCAAGCCCCGACGATCCCCGCCTCGCCACAGGGTGCGCCGGTTGCGCTGGCCGCGGCTACGACGCAAGGCGCGGCGGCCGCATTGGTGCCGAGCGCCGACGGCCAGACCGTATACGACACAACACTGCACGTGACGTGGCTCGCCAACGGCAATCTCGCGGCAGCCGAAAAATTCGGCGTCGGCGGCGTCAACTCCAACGGTTCGATGACTTATGCGGCCGCCGTTCGCTGGGTCCAGGCGCTGGACGCCTACCACACCGGCGAGGGTTATTTGGGCCACAACAACTGGCAGCTCCCCACGACACCGGAAAAGGATCGCACCTGCGCGCATACCGGCCGTCACGGCGAATCGTTCGGGTTCGGATGTTCGGGGAGTACCCTTGGGTCCCTCTACTATACTGCATTGGGCCTTCAAGAGCCGAACACGGCCGTTCCCATTTCCGACACTGCCGTCGGGCCCTTCCACAACTTCCAGCCGTATCTCTATTGGTCCGCAGCCGCTGCAGCGGATGCGAAACAGGGGTTCATCAGCTTCTCGTTCAACACCGGATTTCAAGGGGCCAATGTGCCGCCGAATTATCTCTATGTGCTGCCGATGATCCCGCACAAACTGGCCGGCACCCCACCCGCCACGGGACGAGGATTGCAGGTCAACCCGGGCGGGAAGACCGTCTACGATCCCGTGGCGAAGGTCACCTGGCTCGCGGATGCCAATCTTGCGGCCACGCAGGCACTCGGCATCAAGGAGATCAATCCGGACGGTGCGATGACACACCCGACCGCGGTTCGGTGGATACACGCCCTGAACACGGCGGAGCATGGCCGCGGATATCTCGGTCAGACCGACTGGAAGTTACCCGAATCCAAGCCGAGTGATCAGCCGTCATGCACGGACGGAAGGACCGGGTTCGGCTGCACGGGCAGCGACATGGGCGAATTGTTCTACAATCAATTGGGGTTGCACCCGGGCCAATCCGTGGTCGCCCCACCGGACGTCAGGGTCGGGCCCTTCCACAACATTCAGCCCTATCTCTACTGGGCCTGTTCGGGGAAAACCGCTCAGGCGCATTGTGAAGACCGCGGACCGGCACCCAATTTCGAGTGGAACTTTTCCTTCGGCAACGGTTTTCAGGGCACCAATCTCGTGGGGAATGCGCTCTACGTGATAGTCTACTACCCTGGCGCGCCCACCGCCCTGTTGCCGGCGGTAGCGCCTCATCGTTGA
- a CDS encoding ATP-binding cassette domain-containing protein yields the protein MRPRRGTVWLESREISPLPPERIVRLGVAHVPQGRHLFPDLSVRENLLLGAYTRGTREALPRIYTGCSTCSPVVADRVSLPANHLSGGEQLMVALERVLMTHPPIGSRR from the coding sequence TTGAGGCCCAGGCGGGGAACGGTGTGGCTCGAGAGCCGGGAGATCAGTCCCCTTCCCCCCGAGCGGATCGTCCGCCTCGGGGTCGCGCACGTCCCGCAGGGGCGGCATCTGTTTCCGGACCTGTCGGTGCGCGAGAACCTGCTCCTCGGCGCCTACACCCGGGGGACCCGGGAGGCATTGCCGAGGATCTACACCGGATGCTCAACCTGTTCCCCCGTGGTGGCCGATCGGGTCTCGCTGCCGGCGAACCACCTCAGCGGCGGGGAGCAACTAATGGTCGCGCTTGAGCGCGTGCTAATGACGCACCCGCCGATCGGGTCCAGGCGCTGA
- a CDS encoding ATP-binding cassette domain-containing protein, translating into MLSARGLRVRSPGGFLVLDDVTVVVHPGEVVVLVGPNGSGKTMLLRTFAGLVHPEAGTIHLYGKPLLPHPAHRRADSGLAYAPAPPAMLAGLSVQDTLKVGAWHRRDRRAVARDVQRILEDLPPLGERLHHLAESLPAPARRMLALGRAVMSAPRALLLDEPLGGLDDEAAAYIRRAIRRLRDDGVALLAAEHALTGTLAIADRAYGFRDGRVVFSGSPSALAHAAAFGEIYY; encoded by the coding sequence ATGCTTAGCGCCCGGGGCCTGCGGGTCCGGTCCCCCGGGGGCTTCCTGGTGCTCGACGACGTCACCGTGGTCGTGCATCCAGGCGAAGTCGTCGTCTTGGTGGGCCCAAACGGGTCGGGCAAAACCATGCTGCTGCGGACGTTCGCCGGGCTGGTCCACCCCGAGGCCGGCACGATCCACTTATACGGGAAACCACTCCTGCCCCACCCCGCGCACCGGCGGGCCGACTCCGGATTGGCCTACGCCCCGGCCCCGCCGGCGATGCTGGCGGGACTTTCCGTCCAGGACACCCTAAAGGTCGGCGCGTGGCATCGCCGGGATCGCCGGGCGGTGGCCCGTGATGTTCAGCGGATTCTTGAAGACCTCCCGCCCCTTGGGGAGCGCCTGCATCACCTCGCGGAGTCCCTGCCTGCGCCCGCACGCCGGATGCTCGCGCTCGGCCGGGCGGTGATGTCGGCGCCGCGGGCGCTGCTCCTCGACGAACCTCTCGGCGGACTGGATGATGAGGCCGCCGCATACATCCGGCGGGCGATCCGCCGACTACGGGACGACGGGGTCGCCCTCCTCGCCGCCGAGCACGCCCTCACCGGTACCCTGGCGATCGCCGACCGGGCGTATGGGTTCAGGGATGGACGGGTCGTCTTCAGCGGTTCCCCCTCCGCGCTGGCACACGCGGCCGCATTCGGGGAGATTTACTACTAA
- a CDS encoding branched-chain amino acid ABC transporter permease translates to MEAAFQLLIGGTLTGAEYALAAVGMVLILRVGRGVNLAHGAFMALGAYLAYQTSMSGRSIFVGAVPAAAAGLVLGGVVERVLMRPVRGGPLARAVVLLGLGILAEEGFLLVWGDSPHSVPFRLAPLLVGRMVINTDQAIGVAITAALLGTMALGIRTRPGLALRAVIANPEIAELSGIDVGRVRTITFAGGCAMGAVAGAFLSPLLTISPTMGGGQLALTLAMVLVGGAGRIGGILAASLGVGVASTAVGFYLTPAWSDILALLLVAAAIVSHPQGTRGRCR, encoded by the coding sequence ATGGAGGCGGCCTTCCAGCTCCTCATCGGCGGGACGCTGACCGGCGCCGAATACGCGCTGGCCGCGGTGGGAATGGTATTGATCCTCCGCGTCGGCCGTGGGGTCAATTTGGCCCACGGCGCGTTCATGGCGCTTGGAGCGTACCTCGCCTACCAAACCAGTATGTCCGGGCGTTCCATCTTCGTCGGAGCCGTGCCGGCCGCCGCGGCCGGCCTGGTGCTCGGAGGCGTGGTGGAACGGGTCCTGATGCGCCCCGTGCGGGGGGGCCCGCTCGCGCGGGCGGTGGTCCTCCTCGGGCTGGGGATCTTGGCGGAGGAGGGATTCCTGCTCGTCTGGGGGGACTCACCCCACTCGGTCCCGTTCCGCCTGGCGCCGCTGCTTGTGGGCCGGATGGTCATCAACACAGATCAGGCAATCGGCGTGGCCATCACCGCGGCGCTTCTGGGGACGATGGCGCTCGGCATCCGCACGCGGCCGGGGTTGGCGCTGCGAGCTGTAATCGCCAACCCGGAGATCGCCGAGCTATCGGGCATCGATGTGGGACGCGTCCGCACCATCACGTTCGCCGGGGGATGCGCGATGGGAGCCGTCGCCGGAGCGTTCCTCTCGCCGCTGCTCACCATCTCCCCCACGATGGGAGGGGGGCAACTCGCCCTCACGCTGGCAATGGTTCTCGTCGGAGGGGCCGGCCGGATCGGAGGGATCCTCGCGGCGAGCCTGGGGGTCGGCGTTGCGTCGACGGCCGTCGGCTTTTACCTGACGCCGGCATGGTCCGACATCCTGGCGCTGCTCCTCGTCGCCGCCGCGATCGTCTCGCACCCTCAGGGCACGCGGGGGCGCTGCAGATGA
- a CDS encoding DinB family protein, protein MSESTVDLAEYFDYLCLARERLFAWIAGLPAEAYARAFPFGRGSIRATLIHVADAQRGYTSRLEGSEYSAAENPFTAERLPDLGSLKDAWSTLNPLTRRAMAALGNGSREILYASRVLSPGKRLRGTAGGVASQLLFHEVHHRAQVMTMLRHFGVAAENLDYNNLMFDRVD, encoded by the coding sequence ATGAGCGAATCCACCGTGGACTTGGCCGAGTACTTCGATTACCTGTGTCTCGCCCGTGAGCGGCTATTTGCCTGGATCGCCGGTCTCCCGGCGGAGGCCTACGCGCGTGCCTTTCCGTTCGGCCGCGGGTCCATCCGCGCGACGCTCATTCATGTCGCGGATGCGCAGCGCGGGTACACGTCGCGGCTTGAAGGGTCGGAATATTCGGCCGCGGAGAATCCCTTCACCGCGGAGCGGCTGCCCGATCTGGGATCGTTGAAAGACGCCTGGTCCACGCTGAATCCTCTGACGCGGCGCGCGATGGCGGCGCTCGGCAACGGCAGCCGTGAGATCCTGTACGCCAGCCGGGTGCTCTCCCCGGGCAAACGTCTTCGGGGCACGGCCGGCGGCGTCGCGAGCCAACTGCTCTTCCACGAGGTGCACCACCGGGCACAGGTGATGACCATGCTCCGCCATTTTGGCGTGGCCGCGGAGAATCTCGACTACAACAATCTGATGTTCGACCGGGTCGACTGA
- a CDS encoding RidA family protein, with product MTIDARLAELKIELPPVPKPAGTYVHAVRVGNLLFLSGKGPYNPDGSVPKGKVGRDVSTEEAYKHARSVGLTQIAVLKETLGSLDRVKRIVKVLGMVNGVPEFGDQPKVINGCSDLFVEVFGEKGRHARSAVGMGSLPGGITVEIEVIVEAE from the coding sequence ATGACGATCGATGCCCGCCTCGCCGAGTTGAAGATCGAGCTGCCGCCGGTCCCGAAGCCCGCCGGCACCTACGTGCACGCCGTCCGGGTCGGAAATCTGCTCTTTCTCTCCGGCAAGGGCCCGTATAATCCCGACGGCTCGGTCCCGAAGGGTAAGGTCGGCCGGGACGTGTCGACCGAGGAGGCATATAAACATGCCCGCTCCGTCGGACTGACGCAGATCGCCGTGCTGAAGGAGACGCTCGGCAGCCTCGATCGCGTGAAGCGCATCGTCAAGGTCCTCGGGATGGTGAACGGCGTCCCCGAGTTCGGAGACCAGCCGAAGGTGATCAACGGCTGTTCGGATCTGTTCGTGGAGGTGTTCGGCGAGAAGGGCCGGCACGCCCGTTCGGCGGTGGGGATGGGTTCGCTCCCCGGCGGCATCACCGTCGAGATCGAGGTGATCGTGGAGGCGGAGTGA
- a CDS encoding ATP-binding cassette domain-containing protein — MNDRAASAGGLRDAEAAPRRPLLRVEDIVKHFGGAAALAGLTLTLGEGEMLGITGPNGSGKTTLIDVIAGSVRPERGRVWLGTRDITAWPPYRTVRAGVARTFHAPRLSANLSVRQNLEAATLHRNLARRRRDETVSRALDLAGLQPLREREVRTLTLGEIRRVAVGRALATGAHVLLLDEPFASLGPEEIPKMLSALRRLRETGISVALVAHSYSVLQALCDRVVVIAAGRVVGGGPPSDLWHA, encoded by the coding sequence ATGAATGACCGCGCCGCCTCGGCGGGCGGACTAAGGGATGCTGAGGCCGCCCCCCGACGGCCGCTGCTGCGGGTCGAGGACATCGTCAAGCATTTCGGCGGCGCGGCCGCCCTCGCCGGCCTTACCCTGACGCTGGGCGAAGGAGAAATGCTCGGGATCACCGGTCCAAACGGATCCGGGAAGACCACCCTGATAGACGTGATCGCCGGATCCGTCCGCCCGGAACGAGGACGCGTTTGGCTCGGGACCCGGGACATCACCGCGTGGCCGCCGTACCGGACGGTGCGGGCCGGAGTGGCGCGCACGTTCCACGCCCCCCGTCTCTCCGCCAACTTAAGCGTCCGGCAGAATCTCGAGGCCGCGACACTTCACCGAAACCTGGCACGACGCAGGAGGGACGAGACCGTGAGCCGGGCCCTCGACCTCGCGGGCCTGCAACCGCTCCGCGAGCGGGAGGTCCGCACCCTTACCTTGGGCGAGATCCGACGCGTCGCGGTGGGGCGGGCGTTGGCGACCGGAGCCCACGTGCTGCTGCTGGACGAACCGTTTGCGTCGTTGGGCCCTGAAGAAATTCCCAAAATGCTGTCGGCGCTCCGTCGCCTTCGGGAGACGGGGATCTCCGTGGCCCTCGTCGCGCACAGTTACTCGGTGCTTCAAGCGTTGTGCGACCGGGTGGTGGTGATCGCCGCGGGCCGAGTCGTTGGCGGCGGCCCGCCTTCGGACCTGTGGCATGCTTAG